From Mucilaginibacter rubeus, a single genomic window includes:
- a CDS encoding response regulator transcription factor encodes MQTSTSTPPIQIAIIDNHTLFRQGMISLLGDFEEVTVVFDAENGEDMISKIKKFPSPDIILMDITMPVMDGYEATAWLKTNHPAIKVLALSMSDEDRPIINMLRSGAVGYMLKESKIRDVVHAMQTIQKHGYYLNELVSGKLLHTMQNKNTPADKSKELTSNELTFLKLSCSELTYRQIADEMNLSPHTIDNYRESLFQKFGLKSRTGMVLFAIKNQIISV; translated from the coding sequence ATGCAAACCTCGACTTCGACCCCACCTATACAAATTGCTATTATCGATAACCACACCTTGTTCAGGCAAGGCATGATCAGTTTACTTGGCGATTTTGAGGAGGTTACGGTTGTTTTTGATGCCGAAAATGGGGAGGATATGATCAGCAAGATCAAAAAGTTCCCCTCGCCGGATATCATATTAATGGATATCACTATGCCGGTGATGGATGGTTACGAAGCCACGGCCTGGCTAAAGACAAATCATCCGGCTATAAAGGTACTGGCACTAAGCATGTCTGACGAAGACCGCCCAATTATCAATATGCTCAGGAGCGGTGCCGTTGGCTATATGCTCAAGGAATCAAAAATAAGGGACGTGGTTCACGCAATGCAAACCATCCAAAAACATGGTTATTACCTTAATGAACTTGTAAGCGGGAAACTACTGCATACTATGCAAAATAAAAACACTCCGGCCGACAAATCGAAGGAACTCACATCAAACGAGCTCACTTTTCTGAAGCTAAGCTGTTCGGAGCTTACCTATAGGCAAATTGCTGATGAAATGAACCTGAGCCCCCACACTATCGACAATTACCGGGAATCGTTGTTTCAAAAATTCGGGCTTAAATCAAGAACGGGCATGGTACTTTTCGCTATCAAAAATCAGATCATAAGCGTTTAA
- a CDS encoding head GIN domain-containing protein, whose protein sequence is MKKLIFSLMASLLTVSVAFNTSAQTVSRNVSGYNGIACGGPFNVFIKIDGTESLKLDVDANIVDDIKTEVENGVLKVEFKDHWKNHRNIQRANIYITAKSLNYLANSGSGNSTVEGTMTGENAKIALSGSGNIKTAVKSGTLDMRISGSGSIDVKGSTGMADCHISGSGEINGKSLRTETVEASIAGSGNINVIASKTVSARISGSGSVVYSGTATTGETHYAGSGRVSKAD, encoded by the coding sequence ATGAAAAAACTAATCTTCTCACTAATGGCTTCGTTACTAACGGTTTCGGTAGCCTTTAATACTTCCGCACAAACTGTAAGCCGTAACGTATCCGGCTACAATGGTATTGCCTGCGGAGGCCCATTTAACGTATTTATTAAGATTGACGGAACCGAAAGCCTGAAGCTTGATGTTGATGCCAATATTGTTGATGATATCAAAACCGAAGTAGAAAACGGCGTATTAAAAGTTGAATTTAAAGATCACTGGAAAAATCACCGCAATATTCAACGTGCCAATATCTACATTACAGCAAAAAGCCTGAACTACCTTGCTAACAGCGGTTCGGGCAATTCAACTGTTGAGGGGACAATGACCGGTGAAAATGCAAAAATCGCGCTAAGTGGTTCAGGAAACATCAAAACCGCCGTTAAATCAGGTACATTGGATATGAGGATCAGCGGATCCGGATCAATTGACGTTAAAGGCAGTACTGGTATGGCCGATTGCCATATTTCAGGCTCGGGCGAGATCAACGGTAAATCATTAAGAACCGAAACTGTTGAAGCTTCGATTGCCGGTTCAGGAAATATCAATGTTATTGCCAGCAAAACTGTTTCGGCCCGTATTTCAGGTTCCGGAAGCGTTGTATATTCAGGCACAGCCACAACAGGCGAAACACACTATGCCGGCTCAGGCAGGGTTAGCAAGGCTGATTAA
- a CDS encoding flavin monoamine oxidase family protein, translating into MKDIKRRSFIKHTLLAGASTVLAPQLLSAQDHDNPKIISPDNTNPTSGKKVIVAGAGITGLCCAYELMKAGHDVTVLEADGRYGGHVFTGRDGLSDGLYADYGADHITKPGYEKFFEYVDAFKLTALPYPHAEGSAAAPNRNGLRMIGGKFYTDDEMKSPAVLTKMGFNEREVKFLTENPFYALSSFYLKNYSGKFTDPYQPFGIGYDDLDKIPVSELYKREGASVAALGYLGGQRTSALYHLWRAYVMESRGIPLSEGDTYHLKGGNEQLPIAFAKSLGNRVKLNHRITAINHSATGVTVKYKPYGKAEQEMSADFLVNCITLPIFKTIPLSPPLSPEKQYVVNRTTYSSHPFYVFEASSRFWLDDGFKSINMEFEHPYISSIWEETNEVGGEKVILKAYGPGGLTPQQVLDAFRQVYPGKHDTIEQALTKDWTRDAFAPACEMEPFPIGQMHRFWPQIMKPNGRIYFAGTYADNLSRGMESCIRSAQRVAGEIDKV; encoded by the coding sequence ATGAAAGATATCAAAAGGCGATCATTCATTAAACATACCCTACTGGCCGGTGCCAGTACTGTCCTTGCACCGCAATTATTAAGCGCTCAAGATCACGATAATCCAAAGATCATCAGCCCTGATAACACCAACCCAACATCAGGTAAAAAAGTAATTGTTGCCGGAGCCGGCATTACAGGCCTTTGCTGCGCATATGAATTAATGAAAGCCGGTCATGATGTAACTGTATTAGAGGCCGATGGCCGGTACGGCGGTCATGTTTTTACAGGAAGAGACGGCTTATCAGATGGTTTATATGCCGATTATGGTGCCGATCATATCACCAAACCGGGTTACGAAAAGTTTTTTGAATACGTTGATGCGTTTAAGCTTACAGCCCTGCCCTATCCTCATGCTGAAGGCTCGGCCGCGGCACCTAACCGCAATGGCTTACGCATGATTGGCGGTAAGTTTTATACCGATGACGAAATGAAGAGCCCCGCTGTATTAACAAAAATGGGCTTTAATGAACGGGAGGTTAAATTCCTGACCGAAAACCCGTTTTATGCACTAAGTTCCTTCTACCTGAAAAATTATAGCGGCAAGTTCACAGACCCGTATCAGCCTTTCGGTATTGGATATGACGATCTTGATAAAATTCCTGTTAGCGAACTCTATAAAAGAGAAGGGGCATCTGTTGCGGCACTCGGCTATTTAGGCGGTCAGCGGACTTCCGCTTTGTATCATCTTTGGCGGGCTTATGTTATGGAGTCGCGAGGCATTCCACTATCCGAGGGCGACACTTATCATTTAAAAGGTGGCAATGAACAACTGCCCATTGCCTTCGCTAAAAGTCTTGGAAACAGAGTGAAACTAAACCATCGGATAACAGCAATCAACCATTCGGCTACAGGCGTTACGGTAAAATACAAACCATACGGCAAAGCCGAACAGGAAATGAGTGCCGACTTCCTGGTGAATTGTATCACGCTGCCCATTTTTAAAACTATTCCACTTTCGCCGCCCCTCTCACCCGAAAAACAATATGTGGTTAACCGTACCACTTATTCATCGCACCCCTTCTATGTATTTGAGGCAAGCAGCCGTTTTTGGCTCGATGATGGTTTTAAAAGCATTAATATGGAGTTTGAGCATCCGTACATATCATCCATATGGGAAGAAACCAATGAAGTTGGCGGCGAGAAAGTCATTTTGAAAGCTTACGGCCCCGGCGGCCTCACACCACAGCAGGTACTGGATGCCTTCAGGCAGGTTTACCCGGGTAAGCATGATACTATTGAACAAGCCCTAACCAAAGACTGGACACGCGACGCATTTGCCCCTGCCTGCGAGATGGAACCATTCCCAATAGGGCAAATGCACCGTTTTTGGCCCCAGATCATGAAACCCAACGGACGAATCTATTTTGCCGGTACTTATGCCGATAATTTAAGCCGCGGAATGGAATCATGCATCCGATCGGCACAGCGGGTTGCCGGTGAAATTGATAAAGTATAA